The Amphiura filiformis chromosome 6, Afil_fr2py, whole genome shotgun sequence genome segment tattcatgtattaaaggtccactgaagatgaaaacattctgcctataaaacttttccaaataataAGTTATttccttaatatctcaaaaacagttttgatggagttgggcccttcttccactcaggtattcaattaagcgccaaacatattcaaggtcatgtcaaggtcatctgaggtctgctGTTGGATTTTTAgacgttaaggggtactacaccctgtggtaaatttgtgactatttttgcatttttctcaaaaataataatacactggtaataaaattatgtatattattggggcaaggaatccaattactacattgaaatttcagtgactcaagacaagcggttcagtataataatgatagaaaacgaggtacatgctagcggtaccttattttttatcataaataacaaaccacttatcttgggtcactgaaattccagtgtagtaattggattccttgccctataatatacataacttttgttaccactgtgttattagtttttgagaaaatgcaaaaatagacacacatttatcgaggggtgtagtaccccctgaatgaaatttggtgggtgttATCATCTTTCAGCGGGGAAAATTTCCAAGTTAGGGCCTTTATCTGAGGTCAACTGAATattgattgttggattgtcagaaaaCTTGCTTGGATTGATATCCGTCAGCTTTTTGTTACAATTCTGGATTAAatatatttagcacacattttaagagtaaatttgtatttgtattttctatatccttggtggtatttaccaataaatacccataaATTATGTCCCATCCGGTTAATTAATTTACACACTAAACAAATTTCCAGCATATCAGGCACCGttggaccaataggcctataaaataaacgccgtgtcagacaaaagtctttcaAAGttccaacactttacttggaaaaccacttttatcagtATGCGTGCCGACGTAGAAACCTTGTCTTCTACATTATCTGAGGCCTACCTGTGTACCGCAGGCTATTGATCGAAAATAAGTTTTCTTATTTTTGACCGTCACATCCGTATCTTGGAAGTAAAATAATGGAACCGTCCAAATACGTATTTGGTAAATGGTACCCAACATTTCActgatcattttcaaatttgccgtgATGTTGCTCAAATTTCAATAGATTTGTGGTTATAATGTTACCAAATATCTTTGAAACAAGAAAACCTTATTAGGTCTAAAAGTCACtaacaacttttctttcatgacttctttttttttatcgaaattatatttaaataagtaacaaaaaccgtCTCTAAgctaattggacagacagtagttCTAATGCTTCAGTCCTACGTAGCGTAGTCTACACTTAAGACTAGTATAccaggtataggcctactagtctcagGTCTACACTACGCCAGCCAgtccgaaaaaaagtgaaaacCACTGTGCCCCCACTGTGTTAGTCCGAATCTAGAAAACACTTACGCTGTTTCAGTCCGACACTGTGCTCACCTGAATCTGAAAACCACTGctctagtccgaatctaaaactCCCAGTGCGATTtagatttctttcttcttcctccttctttcccttctccttttcctGCCTCTTCTGGAAAGTGGTTCTTTGAAAGGGTCTTAGATGAGATTCCCATTGATTGAACTCCCcttacacagcaaacacaaaacgttatcgCAATGaatggttgtcagaaaacgtttaaatgtcgggttatataggcaTAATGGGCCtaacattcaaaaaacacttTTTAAGGGGTCacacacctttgcacagtatttttgtggggcctgagagcacagcagatataccaaattgcattctttaATACGAGgaactttctgatatcaaataattttgattttttttatagatttaaattcgcgatataagacaaattttcatattgaagatatacatttttccggGACATTTTTACCCCAAACACCTAAATATGTCTTTAGGGGGAAaaaacatatcttcaatacgaaaaattTAAAATGATGGACGCGCGGCTtttccctcccagctacatacactttaagtaggcctacatatcattagatttataaaattcggtttttaatgttataattattattattatttcattattattatacagCAATGACAGCATCATCGACGTGAGTAGGGTTTTCGCAGGTTGCCTTTTCAAAACTACAATCATCAAGCTGCAACTTCAGTCAAGTGAGTAGATGATAAATATTTATCAAACAATTTCAATCTCTGGTAGCCATACACAGCGACTGCAGTAGGTAAAGAATTCTTTTTTCCCAGCATGAATCACGTGGGATTGTAGTAACACCATCAAGTATCACTTAACAAAATATACTCAACTATTATAATAGGCatatactccgttggtgagcgacgggcgattggtaatAAGGTAGCTCGCTTATCTGAACGCAAGAAAAgcagtcctatctgattggctagaaaccgataGCTACCTGTAGAGATTGTATTTAATTCCATATTAATAGAATCAATATTCTATGGACGCGCACACGCAGACAATATAAAGACGTttgtatagcatgtatagtgttTCACTGCACTATATGCTGATTATGCTCCATTGTACTAGAAAATTGTTGACCTTGTGAGGTAAATATATTAGAAGCCAGTGCTTCGCACGTGTATCTGCATGGGCACAGCTACGTTAGAGCCAAGCAGAAGGTGAAAGCAGGAGTTTCACAACTTGAAGACGAGAAGGGTGAGATGACAAAAACAGATAAGGAAACAGCAAATGTCTTAAACAACTTCTTCAAGAGTGTGTTTACCAATGAACCTGATGGAGATGTGCCAACATTACCAGACAGGTGCCCCGGCATTGAAAAATTATGTGGGGCGGCGTTTACTGTAGATGATGCTGAGAAGAAGTTGCATGCATTGAAGGAAGACAAATCACCTGGAATAGACCAAGTACATACTTATGTCTTGAAAGAATGCAAGAGTGAGATGGCAGTACCCCTGTTCAAGATCTTCACAAAATTGCTGGAGGAGGGTAACATCCCAGATGACTGGAAGCAAGCAAGAGTGTCCCCAATATTTAAGATGCGGTCGAAGAGTCAGGCAGGTAATTACAGACCAGTCAGTCTTACCAGTGTACCCTGCAAGATCATGGAGTCACTACTGAGGGATGCTATACTCAAGCATGTAAACCAGAACAACCTTCTTTCAGAGGATCAACATGGTTTCACCAGTGGAAGATCATGCATGTCTAATTTACTCACCACCTTAGAAGATGTGACAGACAGCTTAGACGAAGGATTTGGAGTTGATGTTATCTACCTTGattactcaaaagcctttgacacagtCCCTCATAAAAGGCTTTTGTCAAAGCTGAGAGCCTATGGTATCTCCGGCAAAATCCTTGAATGGATTGCAGCTTTCCTACAAGACAGGAAACAACAAGTTGGAGTAAGGAATGGCTTGTCAGAGTGGGCCGATGTCCTAAGCGGCGTACCGCAGGGCTCAGTATTGGGACAAATCCTTTTCGTCCTGTACGTCAATGATCTGCCAGAAGTGGTATCGTCCAAAACAAAGATGTTTGCTGATGACACAAACCTTTACAACAGGGTCCAGAAGAACAGCTCTAAAGGAGGTGATGATATCCAGGAAGACCTAAACCATCTCAAAGATTGGTCTGATACGTGGCTCCTCCGGTTTAATGCCTCCAAATGCAAGTGCATGCACATGGGAATCAACAACAATGAGAGAAGCTATGTGCTAGGGGAAGAAGAAATCATAACAGCTAAAGAGGAGAAAGACCTAGGTGTATACATTACAGACGATTGCACACCAAGTCTGCAATGCACAAAGGCAGCAAACAAAGCTATGACTAGCCTGAGGATTATTAAGAGAACTTTCAAACACATTGACATGGAGAGCTTCCCTATCTTGTATAAGGCATACATTCGCCCACACGTAGAATACTGTGTGCAGGCATGGAACCCCTACCTGGTAAAAGACATCAAAGCCATTGAGAAGATCCAGAGAAGAGCTACCAAATTGGTTCCAAGCCTGAGGGAGAAGCCCTACCAAGAAAGACTTGAAGAACTGAACCTGTATCCCTTGGAGATCAGGCGACTGAGAGGTGACTTGATCGAGGTCTTCAAAATTCTCAACGGCTTGGAAGATATCCACCCAGATCAGCTTTTCACCATGTCTCATAACACAGGCATTAGGGGTCACAAATTCAAACTCTTCAAAAGGCAGCTGAAGAAAGGTTTGAATTTGAGGAAGTTCTTCTTCTCCCAGCGAGTGGTAGATGTGTGGAATAACCTTCTTGAAGATGTTGTTGGAGTTAATACTACAAATCAGTTTAAAGGAAAGATTGATCAGCACTGGAAACAAAATGGATATGGGGTACTAAAAGGCCTAAACCTATAATTAATCCCATCAATCCTGTAAGTAAGTAAGTGTAAGTGCATAGATGCTGATCATATCATTCATATAGCGGTGTCATATTCTTTTGATATTGACGCTTAGATCTGGGAATGTATTTCTCTCAAAACTCTGAATATATCCAATTATTTATGTAAAAGCCAATTTTAAGGCTTGAACTTGTCTTGAAAGCAAAAAGTGACCAACCCGAGTTCGATCGTTCAActcattatgcatgattataacagccgcagtctgtggccctcgtATCATGGCGAGCCCAAAAGTAGGGATAGAATTCAAGTGCTGGTCATGTAAATTGGTAATTAAACAGGTTTATAAGAGCATGTGGCAGGGCGCGTGCTTCAAAGCATTTTAGTGTGTTTAGTTTGCCAGGACGGCACACTCTGGGTAGGGGACAGTGATGCGGGCTTGAAGTTGTTCATGAAACCTATAAGAGTCGAGGCACAAATGTGATGACATCCGTGCTTAAAAATGGCATCACCAATCTATCATTCTTCAGTCAGTGTTGAAGACTTTGTACACTCAGTCTGATACAATCCATTGGGAATTCTCAATAACTTCTCATGATATCTTTAATCTTTTTCCAGATCAAGAGTGCTACAAAGATACAGTGTAATAAATGCAATACAAATCTACAAGCCTGGTGTTCCAATGGGGATGTTCAGTGAGGATTTTCGTATAAGGCAAAAGATCAACCGTACAAAATTACTTCATGTCAAACTAGCCAATAACTCTCGAGTAACACGAGTGTTAAAGATCACCGACGATTTAGGACTCGGTAATAAGAGAACTTGTGCTGTGGTTGGTAATGGGGGAATTCTGTTGGACAGTGGATGTGGAAAAGAAATTGACGCACATGATTTCATAATCAGAAGCAACATAGCCGCTATTAGAGAATATGTTAATGATGTGGGATCCAGAACGGACATTATGACGATCAACGCTCAGGGGTTAAGATGGCTTGTTGATAGTCTGCTTAAAAATGGCACTAATTCAAAAAGTGTTGAAGACTTCGATAGATTACGATTCTTAAATGAATCTGTCTTATGGTTCACAAAGTCAATAAAAAGGGAAGGAGGTGAATTACTTACAAccttgtatgatatttttaagaAGCATCACCTACCAATAAGAATTGCCTATTCACCGGAGAATCAAATTCCAACTACTCAAAGGTAAGTGCATCCCAGCCAACGTTGTTACATCGTCGTATAAAAGTGATCTACGTTGTACTTAGGTTGTcatctacgttgtaaatacgtaaatttgtgaactcttattcgtgttgtgacaacgttattttcgacgttgattttcggACGTTAATTAATAAAACGTCatttatgacgttgttttgaGGTCAAGCTGTGAACGTATTATTCATACTTTTGAAATATAGGAACGTTTGAGTAATACGTTCACAaattgacgtcgaaacaacgtaaTAATGACTTCAGAATGACCTCAATTTTCGCCAGAGGTCATAAAACTTTTTACCGGATATAAAAATTCGAATAAATTCGCAACAATTAACTTCTCGAACTAGCCTaaaggatcggatagcaacggttgcacagtgttttttgtggaacatgagagcaaatcagtcacatcaaattgcattcttgaTACttggaatgtcctgatgatatcaaataatttggattttttgaaaagaCCTAAaacttttaggtcttttgggggaaaatgtgaaTCTTcaattcaaaatgtcaaaatgctgttcaaatgatggacggctttatatcccagctacatatactcattagatttctaaagtttactttgaagactgttaaatatcagatTATCAGTTTTTAAGaatgtgtcataaaatttgtatatcgcgaattgaaaaaaaaaaagaaaattatttgatatcaggaggacattcctcgtattcagaataaatttgtgctctcaggccctacaaaaaatactgtgcaaacgttgctatccgattcattAACGACAATATACCGTGACATTTTTATCTTTTTGTATTCTTTTCTTATTTTTAGGATTTGGAACATTGACTTTCCAACCACTGGACTTTTTCTATACACCTTCGCAGCCGCCATCTGTGATAACATTTCGCTCTACGGATTTTATCCATTTTCAAAAGGACTTAATAGAGACGCTGTTCAACATCACTATTATGAAGGCAAAAATTTAACTATAAAACGAGTGATCACACGTTTCTATACGAATATCAACTATTGACAGATCTACACAGGAAAGGTGCTCTCAGATTTGTGGGTGACCGCTGTAGATGACACTGGCTAGACTACGTTGAGACAGTTACTGCCTAGTGCACAGAGATCCATTGGATTTTACATGTAGTTCGAGGACATTCGACAAGACATAATAGAATTTATCAGTATtaagggttgtgcaataattttgagccctggggagggtcaAATTGGCAAGGGGGAGGCAAGCCCCaaaggggggacaagcaattttgggaCCGAACTAACCACCGCCAGAGTGagtcgaacccacaacctctcgcacatGTAggcgaacgccttatcgattgagctaacttaactACTTATTATAGAAAAACAAAACATGGTATAATAGGCATATAGGTAAAACACGTTAATGAATACCGTGCAACTATGTAGTTACACTTTAGCTTGACCTTCAATTTctagaaaatgtaaattttttagAAATTCACAAGACACATTCCTTCATCTATTATCAAGTCATTTATATACAACAAAATATCATACAATACAACAAATATTTAACACccgcatttgtttttcattttaactCGCCGCACTCACCATCACGCCTTATAAAACACATGCACCTATACCCCTACGCACACACATCCCACTCCAACACAAACACCGACAATAATACTAATATGTACACAAATACATAAACACATAAGAAAATAACTATCCCCTTAATCCGAATGACCATTTTTCCAAACAGGGTATCGTATTACAAACTTTTAAAAAGtactggaagcagaatttatttctgcccattatgacacctcatttgtttcaATGGCCCCAAACTTGATGTCACAGCCTACATTTAAATGACAGTAGCTGAAGATTCTTGAGGAATGTCATTTAGTCAATGCCACGCAACCTTACAAGGATatcggtgatttctctgttgatatagtaactacagaataaaacgacaATCATTAGCTGCTACCTTCCAGTGAATTGATTATGTAAAAACGCACAAGTTCCAAGCATGACCAATTTTACACGAAAGATGAACGGTTTTCATTGGCTAATTCGTCAGTACTTTGTAGCTTTATCGTCTCATAGACAATACACAAGTTATAAATATTAACATACTGACGCTGATCCATTGGCTAAATCGCCAGTACTTGTAGCTTTACCGTTTCCTCAATACACaagttatatataaatattaacaTACTGACGCTGATCCATTGGCTAAATCGTCAGTACTTGTAGCTTTATCGTCTGTGGCGATTCTCCTTCGTGAGCTCTCTTTACGCTCAATTTGAGGTGTCATTCTCTGCTGAAAAGAAACACAATTTTAGACAGATTAAAAACGAAACTACGGGAGAATAGACCATTTTGGTATATATTATATCCCAAAAACATGTGTAACTCTAAATACGTCACACCAATGATACGCACATTCGCGGCGCAGCAACGTGCGCAGTGACAACGTTCGCATATGCGCGCATATTAAAGGGTGCAACAAAATGGTCTATCATACAACCTGCCGATTTCAGACAGTGATAATTAAAAGAACAAGACCTAGAATAAAGCCATGCGGAATACCACTTGAAGAAATGTAGTTGAAGTAACATGCCATGACCGGAGAAAGCCTATAAAACATACATGCGGGTTATTCATTCAATTTCAAGAAAGATGAGTAAACAAGGAATGTAGCGGGAAAAGGTCACCTGCAATAATCAATTAACAGCTTTACCCTTAAGAGACCTGAGATGTCGCGGGATATAGGAAATGAGAATTTTTAACAAGTAAAAACTCTTACCCTTCGTACAAAACGAAAAACAACTCTATATTTCTGAGAGTAGCATTAGATAAAGAAAATAAATTGTCATTTAGTTTTCATTTCAGGCATTTTTAGTTGGCCTACTTGAGCGTACGTACACATACCGTACTTACCAACGTTGTCTTAATAATATCACTACACTATAATACCGTAAAaaggggtaacttcggtcagcggggtaactttggtcggtcaaatatacttttttaaatggtcatatttttgtacagcaatattgtttttagtcatatttggtgtcaatttgttaagaaatatgtttggaagaaataatagtcgctcatgtctaatttccttgaaatttacgaaaaaagcaggatttttgaccaaaaattagcgtttttttacattttttttcagaaaaaataaaaatcgatatatgtgagcaaggatgtgtgcttgattaattttgcaaggggccaaatgtcacaaaaaacaacaacttgcccatatacagcgaagatcaatttttttgatttttttttcttcatgaaatgtaatactgtgaccaaagttgccccaaaaaCGGgttaactttggtcaggctattttgaacccctagggcacccttacaaaattatttaaaaatctttttcaacttcaaggtgtagaagggaaccctaatgtcacaaaaaagagttaattagaattataattggttttgtttggaagcagtggtttaaaatctctgaaaagtgcccaaagttaccccattttacggtatacatTACAAGCATTTATAAAAACCATTCTAAATATATAGTAGAGGACCAGCCTGTAGACTCAGTGACTAAATCATAGAAAGTTTGcgagtcattttgggatctttgattgattctgaataaatttagcttgggctcacctcctgaaattTCCGagcattccggggaggggtcaatcaaggtttACATGGggatcaaattttcagaatgctccaattatgtcaagtattatatcaaattactcgtatggtcatgaggattccaaaaatgtatagtttgttgtgtcagacctttcaagagggcgctatgacgaaaaacgttcaaaggtcaacaacctttttgaattctgaccatagttaacaatgtccgattttggtgattttgaacatctaattatatgttttcttgcatgagaaatacaatacAACTCACGCAACttaaaaactgtacaaggaaccgatgacctcgTAATTACAATATGGATGTTTTAGcagtatttctcatgcaagaaaacatataattagacaccaaaattaccaaaatcagacgttaactatggtcagaattcaaaaaggtcgttgacctttggaatttttttcatcaaagcgccctctagaaaggtctgacgcataacaaactataaatttatggaatcctcatgaccatacgagtagtttgatatattacttgacataattggagcactCTGAacatgtgaccttgattgaccccttcccggaatgcccggaagtttcaggaggtgagcccaagctaaatttattcagaatcaatcaaagatcccaaaatgactctcaaacttttgttctatgatttagtCAGTCTACATGCTGGTCCTCTACTAAAAATCATTGAACAAGAAAAATGATCAATCATTTTAGTACTGAATGGTAATAAACTGACACTGATGGCTACGCTCTAGTCGTTGCATGAAGCATGCTAGCAGTTGTGAATAGAATCGGTTTGATATAGACCATTCCTgtaattggcactttcctgccgttgatggggtgaacattgCTATCACAACGAAAGCAAGGAAACGAatttatcatattattataaaataacaaaagcgAGATCAAGAAGCACGTGCTATCGATGTTCATCCCACCAACGGCAGGAAAGTACCGATTATAGGAATGGGCTATAATAGGATCCTCGATTTATGACTCTGTATGTACCTGGATATCTTCTGACGCTCCACCTACTCCCACGGCATTTCTACCATGCATACTCGTATGGTGCTTAATGGAATTATGGACTTCATTTCGCATCATAATCTTAGAAAAACAAACAAGACCATGAAGACCGTCATAAATCTTACACACGATAGTAAATAAGAATAATTTACTGAGTGAACTTATTTACTTTTTTTCTGTATACTGGGTAATTTTAATGGTATCAGGCCTTTAGCTATGGATTATTTAAGGTGTATGTGGGTTTCCAAGATGAACAAAGACCTGATCTCTGGGGGAAATCGGGTTTGATGTAAAACGTGCACTTAAGCCCCATAAAATTGTGACCTGCTATCATGAAATgaacgtaaagtcgcaagttggtagtgtcgagacatcctggctgactgagttgatgttctttgtttgccgcgcacttGTACAACCCCGGTAGTATGTCCTTCGTAAAGGACATACAGACGCTACTTGTTTAAACAGATGCGTGTgaacaaagaacaccaatgcagtaaccagggcgtctcgaaactaccaacttgcgactttatgctcatttcgtggtagcaggatATTGATGGCGCTGTGATGGCGCTTTTTACAAGTAAACCAACGAACTTGGTTGTCGGACGATTACACGTATAAGAAACTAAaagtatgaatggccaagtgtatgagtggccaagtggaccatacaagtggaccaaaaaaaaaaaacgtgtaagattatacgtgtaaccttacacgtgtaagattgcatcttatacgtcttagaatctagcgggatgtttaaattgacgaatcatatatgaagaacccatatttaaaccccaaacaacctatcatcttTACGCGTATTCATcgtcgaccaatgaaatctcgccatagcatttcttatacgcgtaagaattgcctattagggatggacggtattccgatttgactAGTACAACGAGTGTCGAATAATCTCAACCTCGATATCGATCTGAACCGTGGTAGTTTtcgcaaacgtgattattttaccatcaccttttgaaatttcattgatatgagtattaattgactccagataactgaaTAACTTAGCCAAAAGTGAAATAAATCGCGATGTGGCCATGGCGGACCAACAGTCGAAATAATTCCTGACATagattcgtcataaaatacaggacattgcagcactcataaaaattaagaaaatgcctCGTTTACGATTTTGGTGACAAGCTCTCCTTATCCTCGTTACGTCGCCAATAATATCACGTATCGCCCATCACTGaaatccaaatcttacacgtataagaagtcgtggatgttacaaattacaaaacgtctttacatattattggttgaagtttgCTACGcatgagatgattggttgtttgtgatttcttactctgtgattcgtcaatttaaaaatcccgcttcattcttacacgtataagatgcaatcttacgcgtataagatgcaatcttacacgtgtaagagacaatcttacacgtgtaaccttacacgtttatcttGGCCATTCATATAAAAGTGAAACCGAAAATACTTTCTTCAAGTTTTCTGTTTGGATGCAGCAACTTCTGCCGAGAGCTTAGCTTAGCTACGACAATGAGAAACCACGTGACTAAAACAAAATCCGGGAACTTAAAAAGGCTCATTGATTGTACCTAATCCCAATGTCCCATTTCCTAGTCATTGTCATGATTATAGCCGCATGTTAATTTCTTGGTATTAATTTGTTTCATCAGTTTACCCATGGAAATGTATAATCTGATCTACAATTTTTCATACAATTTTATTGATAACTTTTCTATTGCCTTGATTGCGTTcgaccaaaaataagaaagtaaaaTCGTCATTGTTTCCAAAACGATTAATTTTCAAGGCACTTTATAAAGGcgataattaatattataaattgctttatttaATATGCGAATATTTTCTTACCTTTGGTACGAAGACAAGACACATCGTGAGGGTTGTTGGGAACAAAATGAAA includes the following:
- the LOC140154591 gene encoding alpha-2,8-sialyltransferase 8B-like codes for the protein MGMFSEDFRIRQKINRTKLLHVKLANNSRVTRVLKITDDLGLGNKRTCAVVGNGGILLDSGCGKEIDAHDFIIRSNIAAIREYVNDVGSRTDIMTINAQGLRWLVDSLLKNGTNSKSVEDFDRLRFLNESVLWFTKSIKREGGELLTTLYDIFKKHHLPIRIAYSPENQIPTTQRIWNIDFPTTGLFLYTFAAAICDNISLYGFYPFSKGLNRDAVQHHYYEGKNLTIKRVITRFYTNINY